In Raphanus sativus cultivar WK10039 chromosome 5, ASM80110v3, whole genome shotgun sequence, the following proteins share a genomic window:
- the LOC108862415 gene encoding uncharacterized protein LOC108862415 — MTEYKEEQEMEIEALESILAHDFKEIHSSESGLNTSNRCFQITVTPQDDDLEESSIPPVQLGLVFSHTDNYPDEVPLLDVKSIRGIHVSDLTILKEKLEQEATENLGMAMMYTLVSSAKDWLSEHYGQDDGSDYAEEETAKEDEVIIPHGEPVTLETFVAWRERYEAELALERAKLMPESALTAPKEKKLTGRQWFESGKARGTVVAADQESEEEEDDEDIDFEDEDFEDDEEDMLEHYLAEKSDARA, encoded by the exons ATGACGG AGTATAAGGAGGAACAAGAGATGGAGATTGAAGCTCTTGAATCTATACTTGCTCATGACTTCAAag AGATTCATTCTAGTGAAAGTGGGCTTAACACTTCGAACCGATGCTTTCAGATTACAGTCACTCCTCAG GATGATGATCTAGAGGAGTCATCAATCCCACCAG TTCAGCTGGGTTTGGTTTTCTCTCACACTGACAATTATCCTGATGAGGTTCCACTTTTGGATGTTAAAAG TATTCGAGGAATCCATGTTAGTGATCTCACCATCTTGAAAGAGAAGCTTGAACAAGAG GCAACAGAAAATCTTGGAATGGCCATGATGTATACATTGGTCTCATCAGCAAAGGACTGGTTGTCCGAGCACTATGGGCAAGATGATGGATCTGACTATGCCGAAGAAGAAACTGCCAAAGAGGATGAGG TAATTATTCCACATGGAGAACCTGTTACGCTGGAGACATTTGTGGCATGGAGAGAGAGATATGAGGCAGAGCTTGCACTTGAGCGAGCCAA GCTGATGCCGGAGTCTGCTCTCACGGCACCTAAGGAGAAGAAGCTTACAGGAAGACAGTGGTTTGAGAGTGGCAAAGCG AGAGGAACAGTGGTCGCTGCTGATCAAGAAtctgaggaggaggaagatgatgaagacattGACTTTGAAGACGAAGACTTTGAAG atgatgaagaagacatGCTTGAGCACTACTTGGCGGAGAAATCTGATGCAAGGGCCTGA
- the LOC108857694 gene encoding dof zinc finger protein DOF1.7: MQDLTSAAAYYHHQSMLMMAAKQQQQPELLPEQEQLKCPRCDSPNTKFCYYNNYNLSQPRHYCKNCRRYWTKGGSLRNIPVGGGSRKNTKRSSSSSSSSSSSASSNNLNDKTVAVVPDQKPSSEEESRPKLMEEERKMTGREMDPTRMLYGVPVGDQRFSPLMGSDVGMGGISYETGSKWYPGIHLGLGPGIRRNDGHA; this comes from the coding sequence atgcagGATCTGACGTCAGCTGCAGCGTATTACCACCACCAGTCGATGCTAATGATGGCGgcgaagcagcagcagcaaccgGAGTTATTACCGGAGCAAGAACAGCTCAAGTGCCCTCGCTGTGACTCACCCAACACCAAATTCTGTTACTACAACAACTACAACTTGTCACAGCCACGTCACTATTGCAAGAACTGTCGTCGTTACTGGACCAAAGGCGGTTCCCTCCGTAACATCCCCGTCGGCGGCGGATCTCGTAAGAACACTAAAcgatcctcttcttcttcttcttcttcttcttcttctgcgtCGAGCAACAATCTCAACGATAAAACCGTTGCTGTTGTTCCCGACCAGAAACCTAGCTCGGAGGAGGAGTCCCGCCCGAAATTAATGGAAGAAGAGAGGAAAATGACGGGTCGGGAAATGGATCCGACCCGGATGTTATACGGGGTACCCGTTGGAGATCAGAGATTCAGTCCGCTGATGGGTTCGGATGTCGGGATGGGTGGGATTAGTTACGAAACCGGGTCGAAATGGTATCCGGGTATACATTTGGGTTTGGGTCCGGGTATTCGGAGGAATGATGGACACGCGTGA
- the LOC108858732 gene encoding syntaxin-81 gives MELDQFMMKHRKEYVDLHQTTEQVKDSIEQQKTQEDNSILDTTLANPEPIEPDETQAQPCRVQKQQLLEQVLQKEPRNLLDGARQTETKMVEMSALNHLMATPVLQQAKQIEFLYDQDSSEVHAFV, from the exons ATGGAGTTAGATCAGTTTATGATGAAGCATCGAAAGGAGTATGTTGATCTGCACCAGACTACTGAACAGGTAAAGGATAGCATTGAACAACAA AAAACTCAGGAAGATAATAGTATCTTAGATACAACTCTGGCCAATCCGGAGCCCATAGAACCTGATGAAACTCAGGCACAGCCTTGTAGAGTACAAAAACAACAGCTTCTAGAGCAAGTCCTTCAG AAAGAGCCACGTAATCTTTTAGATGGTGCTAGGCAGACGGAGACCAAGATGGTGGAGATGTCTGCATTGAACCACTTGATGGCAACTCCTGTTCTGCAACAAGCCAAACAGATAGAGTTTCTATACGATCAG GATTCAAGTGAGGTTCATGCTTTTGTCTGA
- the LOC108862414 gene encoding FBD-associated F-box protein At5g38590, with product MDSISALPDELLGKILSLVPTKLAVSTSIFSKRWKFLWMYLLKLDFIDRDESLLVLKDFIHKNLPLHRAPVIESLRLSLYESIETNIKPEDIRTWVEIAASRHLRELDVSYSSDKKENMVPDTLFACKTLVVLKLRFLTLVDVPPSTACCLPSLKTLLLELVVFEDKEPFQALLSICPVLEDLEVWFREDESMEEFAINVPSLRKLCLHVSYYWTSLERYEIDTPCLEYLDLADWNDCSCLVKNMAKLEKAHVDVVSFAVKNVIGSVTSVKHLTVCSEDVYGDGIVFDQLEQLELCICKDDSSNLLAQFLKDSPNLRVLGISQLDLHGDLKINEMGFWNQPSSVPECLLSSLEILNWGGYFGRAQDRDIAVYILRNGRQLRTATFWANNNEHDVPYLEMIKGLTLSSRASSTCELVFID from the exons ATGGACAGCATCAGTGCTTTGCCTGATGAACTCTTAGGGAAGATACTCTCGTTAGTTCCAACAAAACTTGCTGTATCCACCAGCATCTTCTCTAAGCGATGGAAGTTCCTTTGGATGTATTTGCTTAAACTCGACTTCATCGATAGAGATGAGTCACTGCTTGTACTCAAGGACTTCATCCACAAGAATCTCCCGCTACACAGAGCTCCCGTCATAGAAAGCTTGCGTCTTTCTTTATACGAGTCAATAGAGACAAACATCAAACCTGAAGATATCAGAACGTGGGTTGAGATCGCTGCATCTCGCCATCTGCGTGAGCTTGACGTTTCTTATTCTTCGGATAAGAAAGAAAACATGGTTCCCGACACCTTGTTCGCTTGCAAGACGCTTGTGGTCTTGAAACTCAGATTCTTGACTCTCGTGGATGTTCCTCCCTCTACGGCTTGTTGTCTTCCCTCTTTGAAGACTTTGCTGCTTGAGCTTGTGGTATTCGAAGATAAAGAACCTTTTCAAGCGCTTCTCTCGATATGTCCTGTCCTCGAAGATCTAGAGGTGTGGTTCCGTGAGGATGAAAGTATGGAAGAGTTCGCTATCAACGTCCCGTCTCTGCGGAAGTTGTGTCTGCATGTGTCTTATTACTGGACCTCGTTGGAGCGGTATGAGATAGATACTCCATGTTTGGAGTATCTCGACCTTGCGGATTGGAATGATTGTTCTTGTTTGGTTAAGAATATGGCTAAGCTGGAGAAAGCACATGTGGATGTTGTGTCTTTTGCTGTCAAAAATGTTATTGGATCAGTCACATCTGTCAAGCATCTTACAGTTTGCTCTGAG GATGTGTATGGGGATGGTATTGTTTTCGACCAGCTTGAACAGCTGGAGCTATGTATTTGCAAAGATGATTCCTCGAATCTCCTTGCTCAATTTCTCAAAGATTCTCCAAACTTAAGAGTCTTAGGCATCTCTCAGCTAGAT TTACATGGAGATTTGAAGATCAATGAGATGGGTTTCTGGAACCAACCGAGTTCTGTTCCGGAGTGCTTGTTGTCCAGTCTAGAGATTTTGAACTGGGGAGGGTACTTTGGGAGAGCACAAGATAGAGATATAGCGGTTTATATCTTGAGAAACGGTCGTCAGTTAAGGACAGCAACGTTCTGGGCTAATAATAAcgagcatgatgttccataccTCGAGATGATCAAGGGGTTGACACTTTCTTCCCGAGCTTCAAGCACATGCGAACTCGTGTTTATTGATTGA